The region ACGCGGCATGGCGAGCACCATTTACTGCAAATTCATGCAGTAATTCTGCTTCAATTTGGTATTCGAATTTGTCTGGCGCAGTTGCTTTCATTGCTCGTTGGTGCGCGTGTCCACTAATGACATTGGCTTTGCGCATCAGCGCTATTTCTCGCTCACTTTTGTGCAAGCGCAGCTCGTGAATAAGTTCAGCACAGTTGGTTAAATTAACGGGCGCTTTTTTGCCAATACGGCTTTTTGCGGAAACTTGTGCCAGCCAGTCAGTAGCCAACGCCATGGTGTCATTGTCGTCAAAGCAGCACATCACCATGCTCACCTGCGCAAAGCAATCAACGGCGTAGTCGTCTAGCTCATCAATGCTCAGCGCCTCATCAACCCCAAACTCTTGCTTGGCAAGTTCAGGCCCAATACGGCGACCATGCCACACTTCCATTTCAGGATCTTTATCTCGGCAAAATAGCACGCTCTTTTGCGGCGTCGACTTCACGAGTAGTAAAACGGCTTCTGGCTCGTTAAACCCCGTCAAATAATAAAAATTTTTGTTTTGGCAAAATGGATATTCCGTGTCGTTACTGCGCGTCACTTCGTGTGCCGCGCTAATAATCGCTAGGCTGTTTTCTGGCATAGCGTCAAGCATGGTCTGACGACGTGCGGTGAATTCTTCAACGGGGAGTAACGAGTGCTTTAGCATAAGAGGTAAATACGTTCCAAATGGCTGATATGGCTTACGTTGTCTTGTATGTTCTGTATTGGCTTAGTGAATGGTTTTCTTATCGTCTGTGCTTGGCGGGCTGGCAAGCTCGGCAAAACACAGCAAAACGGAGACCTTCACGTACTCAGCAATTTCATAGTAGGCTTGCTCAGTGGCTTCATCATCGTCAATTTCATCCGACAAGTTGGCAATTTCGCTAAAATCCGACAGCACTTCTTTAACATCTTCTGATGCCACAGCGTTGTCTTTTTGCTGCAAGCCATAACCTAAGTTAAAGCCTTGTACCCAGTGGCCTAGGCCATTGGCACGCTCGGCGATAGTGTCGTCGTCATCCGGTAGCATTAATTTAAAACCAAATGAGTCATCTAGCAGTGACTGCCAAATTTCGCTGTACACTTGCTTGATAGCCGATTTCACCGCTAACGGAAAGCCTTCACCGTTGTTAAACATATCGTTGAGCATGGCAAGGTAGTCAGTGCTTTCAAATTCATAACCTGAGGCAATTAGGCCCGTTAATACGCCATGTAGTTCACTGGCGTGTGCTTGCAGGCTTTCGGCACTGAGCGTTGCTTGTAAATCAGCAAAATCGAGTAAAGATTGGTCAGACATAAAAATTCACAAATGTCATGGGATTAGATAGGAGTAATCCTACCATTGGCAAGGGTTTTGACACCAGTTAAAAACACTGAGAGTCCAACAAAGTTGACAATATATCGCTTTCAATTGTCAAACCCGCCAGTCAACAGGAAATACTCGTTAAAAACTGTCGACAAGCAGTAACAACTTTATTACCTTAATAAGTGCTTTATTTGGGCACAGTATTAATAAGCCAATCGTTTTCAATGAGTCATACTGCGCCTTAAAATAACAGTCCGTGCATTAGTGACAAACTAATACGCGTCATGGAAGACAAGCGCTAAAGGACTTTTATATGACCAACTATATCAATGCCCACTTGGGCAGTGACCCGCAATCTATTCAATACGATATCGACCAGCTGACCGCCGAGGTGCGCAGTGGTGGCAATCAAGCATGGCGACACAACAATGTGGCCTTGCTGCCTTTTAATATTTCATCACGCCAAGCAGGTGGTATAGGCATGGCCAATGGTGTGGCAATATTTCCCGACAAGGAATCAAGCCAGCAGGCTTTTCTTAACGAATGCCAACGCCCCAAATATGTAGGTGATACTCTAGGGCAAATGATTAACCGCTTTATTCCTGAACATATCGTTGAGCCACCACAATGGGATGAAGAAAAAAGCGAGCCAATATTACCATGGCTAGAGCCAGTAACGGGTCTAGACATGAACGCAAAGCTCACTAATTACGAGGCGCTCTTAACTTTAGTCGAGGAGCATATTGGCTGGCAAATGGGGTCTGTAGAAAACATTGAAAAAGATCAGCAGTCACAGGCGCCAAATGTATCAACGGTCACAGGTAATAACGTGCTAATTAATGGAAAAACGGCCGTTCATCAAGACAGCGGTGGCGCATTGCAAACCGTAGACGTTTGTTTAACAACCATTGGTAAATCTGTAATCCCCATTGCTTACCCTAATTTAGCCCAATCAAGCGATGCTGCTAGCACAGCGAGTTCAGTGAAGATCAATGGTAATCCCGCTTGTCATATCAAAAGTAACTTTTCTAAAAGTACCGGCGATCAACCGGGTGATAAAAAAGGCGTTGCTAGTGGCACGACAGAAGGCAAAGCGGAATTTATTACCAGCTCTTTGGATGTATTTATCGAGGGAAAACCTGCCGTGCGTCAAGGGGATTTAATGGTCTCTAACAACAAGAACACCCCGCCAGCACCACTGATGCAACCGGGTGGGCCATTGCCACAAGGGCTAGAGATTGCCCCTAAAGATCCCATCAAAGATAAAAACAAACCCAATCAAATTGCCATCAAAGCATCAGGCGATGAAAAATTAGACGACGATAGCATGCTGATTGGTTAATCAGCCCAGCGTAGTAATGCTTGTCGCCAAACAGTAAAGTATGCCAAGAAAAGGATTTCAATATGGGTGAACATACCAATCCAACAAAAATAATCACCAACGATAGTCACAGAGAACTGATTTTTGAGGGTTTTGCGTCAGAAACAGAAAATCTCTCGTTGATGATTTATGATGACAAGAACCCTAAACACAAAGACACTTTCTACAAGATCCCGCTCTACCAAGCTCGCCCGCAAGCATCGGGCAATAATACTGCTGATATTGAACTGGTTTACACGCGCCCGCTCATTTTTGACACCCAAGACGAAGACGAAAAATACATCAGCCAACCACCAGAAGGTTACATTTATGTCTATGTTGATGGCTACCTGTGGCGTGAGCTAAAAGTCATCGTTGGCGAGCAAGACAACCGTACCTTCAGCGATGTAAATTTAGCCTATCAAAAAGGGTTCCTACCCTGGAAAAAGGCGAAAAATAAGCATCATGCCAACCAAGGCCGACGTGATGCCACAGGGCGCCCAATGGAAACCATTGTGGTACCCAATAAACTTAGGGGGCAGCAATGTCGAGTGGAAATGGCCTTTTCTGAATCACAATGGTCGTGGACACAAATACTAAAATTTGGTGGTATGAACCCGGAAGATCCTAGGTTGAATCATGGTGATCCGCTTTCGCAAGCCGAGCGCGCTTGCCCAGATGAGGCAAAAGCGGCAAGCGCACGTCAGCAACGCATGCAGCTGCTAGACAACCTATCTGACTTTGAAAACGGTTTTACTCAGTCTGGCATTATTAAACCGGGCAACAGAGTGCACCGAAATATTACCCACTTTGCCGCTGACAAGCTGGCACCTGTGGTATTAACCAATGGCTTGCACGTTGCTCGTAACCATATTGATGCCATTTTAAAGCTACAAGGTGAAATTGCTCGGTTAATTCATCAAGTAAAAGGAGTAAGAGCAGGTAAGCAAGGCGAAGAAATTATTGTTGACCCAGTGAAAAAAGCCAATTTCGAGCTGGCCGAGAAAATGATCAACCGCTGCTACCAAATGAATGACGCAATACTTGACGGCGATATTAAAATCGCTGGTGACGAAAAAGCAGACAAACTCCAACAAGAGCAAGTTAAATTTGCCAATAAAATTAAAGCATGGCGTGATGGCGGCATTAACCTGCAAAAGCTTAAAACCTTTCTGCACTACGACAAACTATTAGAGCTTTCCCAAGAAATTAAAGCCCAGCAACTGTTGCTGGTCGACTTAATTGAACAAGACCAAAGCGCCGTCAAATTACTGCACTGTATGCAAGATTTCGCCTACCACAATAATAATAACTATGCCTCGGGCATTGATGTCCTTAAAGACATTGCCTTAGCACTAAAAATGCACCCCGCCCAGCAGTATCCAACCATTATACTGGACAAAAAAGACTGGGATAATCTGAACACTACCACCACCACTTCATCAACGCTGTTAAAGCTCGTTGGCGAGCACCCAGACGAAGCGGCCCTCCCAATCGCCGAGTTGTTTTTTGGCAAGCCCAAAACACCCGCAACAGCACAAAAGCCGGCGAGTATTGAGCTTGACACTGACGACCACCAAGACCCTTACAACCCCCAATTTAGCCTTGAGCGATTACACATGGTCGCCCAAGACGAATCACCCAGCGATATCGACCAAGAGGCGACAGAGCAAATTGGCCGCCGGATAAGCCAAGCAATCATGGGCTTAGCCACTAACTATCTGGATTTATCATTAATTGCCAGTGCAAATCAGGGGCAAGCACAAACCGCCGCCGCACTAAATCAGCAATTACAATCTGAAAAAGCCGACGGTATTGCCACGCAAGAGCGATTAAACCGCCAGCTTGCGGCAGAAAAAGTTAAACGCCAACAAACGGCTGCCAAGCTAAAACAAGCTGAGCAGGCTCTTGCGGTCAAAACCCAAGGTTTGGCGAAAACCGATGCTGAATATCAACGCCAACACCAATTAGCGTACCCCGAAATAGCCAAACTCAAAACCGAGATGGGAGAAATTGACAGCAAACTGAACAAAGCCCAACGATCCCTGCGCAATATTAACAATCAACTGGCGCATATTGAGCTGGAAATCACCCAAAAAGGCAGTGCGCATCTAAGCAAAAATAAAGGGCTAATGGCGGCACTGCGTATTATTAACCAGCTGGAAAACGGCCAATTTACCGCTATCGAAATGACCGCGCAAGACTACCACAACGGTAAATTCTCCGAAGGCTTTATTGCCTTAAACGCCCGCGCCCGCGCGGAAATAGCACAAGAACTGAGCAAAGAAATTCGCGATTTAGTGCGTAGCCAAAACAACAGCCGCACTCGCTTGGTTACCCCAAATGGCACTATGTTTGATACGGTTGACGACATTATGCATATGCGCAGTAAAGTGA is a window of Thalassotalea euphylliae DNA encoding:
- the pepP gene encoding Xaa-Pro aminopeptidase — its product is MLKHSLLPVEEFTARRQTMLDAMPENSLAIISAAHEVTRSNDTEYPFCQNKNFYYLTGFNEPEAVLLLVKSTPQKSVLFCRDKDPEMEVWHGRRIGPELAKQEFGVDEALSIDELDDYAVDCFAQVSMVMCCFDDNDTMALATDWLAQVSAKSRIGKKAPVNLTNCAELIHELRLHKSEREIALMRKANVISGHAHQRAMKATAPDKFEYQIEAELLHEFAVNGARHAAYNSIVAGGDNANILHYTDNNEALIDGDLLLIDAGGELAGYAADITRTFPVSGKFSEPQKAIYQLVLDAQNAAIAAIEPGNTLASLNDLVCDMLTKGLYELGILTGDLTELIEEKACKQYFIHGLGHWLGLDVHDVGDYHANEKRQQLRPFTAGMVMTIEPGIYIPKGADVDEKWQGIGVRIEDNVLVTETGYENLTVSAPKSIAEIEALMSGVAKTV
- a CDS encoding UPF0149 family protein; protein product: MSDQSLLDFADLQATLSAESLQAHASELHGVLTGLIASGYEFESTDYLAMLNDMFNNGEGFPLAVKSAIKQVYSEIWQSLLDDSFGFKLMLPDDDDTIAERANGLGHWVQGFNLGYGLQQKDNAVASEDVKEVLSDFSEIANLSDEIDDDEATEQAYYEIAEYVKVSVLLCFAELASPPSTDDKKTIH
- a CDS encoding DUF4150 domain-containing protein, whose protein sequence is MTNYINAHLGSDPQSIQYDIDQLTAEVRSGGNQAWRHNNVALLPFNISSRQAGGIGMANGVAIFPDKESSQQAFLNECQRPKYVGDTLGQMINRFIPEHIVEPPQWDEEKSEPILPWLEPVTGLDMNAKLTNYEALLTLVEEHIGWQMGSVENIEKDQQSQAPNVSTVTGNNVLINGKTAVHQDSGGALQTVDVCLTTIGKSVIPIAYPNLAQSSDAASTASSVKINGNPACHIKSNFSKSTGDQPGDKKGVASGTTEGKAEFITSSLDVFIEGKPAVRQGDLMVSNNKNTPPAPLMQPGGPLPQGLEIAPKDPIKDKNKPNQIAIKASGDEKLDDDSMLIG